Proteins encoded within one genomic window of Bradyrhizobium sp. 186:
- a CDS encoding serine hydrolase codes for MTRRRKIILATTAIAFAGLALGAARARDVPKVATGFIADTLCSETFVSGLDPMRDLAETTDAMPGAGLLTWAMDFRVDRARKDVTVSLFGIGRSHAVYREGLGCTLEHGQGIAEVALPPDDKQPTLLHEIAEPGLVPPQSEGLSAALDCAFAEPAQPPYRRTRAIVVMKAGRIVAERYADGVGPETQLLGFSMTKSVMSALTGILVRQGKLKLDGPAPIAAWQNPDDPRHAITVDQLLRHTAGIALGSSLQASLSSALEPVNAMKYAEDDMASFAERAPLATAPGTAWKYHDGNFLILAHLIRNAAGGRPADALAFARRELFAPLGMNNVTLQLDGAGTIEGSGEMLASARDWARFGQLYLNDGTVGGKRILPEGWVNYSATATPNAWVGIGAGFWTNQGGSFGAHFRIAHGWPRDAFFAKGTIGQYTIVIPSERLVIVRLGRSPNWPPEADGVFDLVRDVVAATREKGKLAGVN; via the coding sequence GTGACCCGCCGCCGCAAGATCATCCTCGCTACCACCGCCATCGCCTTTGCCGGCCTCGCGCTCGGCGCGGCGCGGGCCCGCGACGTGCCGAAGGTTGCCACCGGCTTTATCGCCGACACGCTCTGCTCGGAGACGTTCGTCTCCGGCCTCGATCCCATGCGCGACCTCGCCGAGACCACCGACGCGATGCCAGGTGCGGGTCTTCTGACCTGGGCGATGGATTTTCGGGTCGATCGCGCCCGCAAGGATGTCACGGTGAGTCTGTTCGGCATCGGCCGCAGCCATGCCGTCTATCGCGAGGGGCTCGGCTGCACGCTCGAGCACGGCCAGGGGATCGCCGAAGTCGCGTTGCCGCCTGATGACAAACAGCCGACGTTGCTCCACGAGATCGCCGAACCGGGACTCGTGCCGCCGCAAAGCGAGGGGCTGTCCGCCGCGCTCGACTGCGCTTTCGCCGAGCCCGCGCAACCGCCTTATCGCCGCACCCGCGCGATCGTTGTCATGAAGGCCGGGCGCATCGTTGCCGAGCGCTATGCTGATGGTGTCGGACCGGAGACGCAGCTGCTCGGCTTCTCCATGACGAAGTCGGTGATGTCGGCGCTGACAGGCATTCTCGTGCGCCAGGGCAAGCTCAAGCTCGACGGGCCCGCGCCAATTGCCGCCTGGCAAAATCCTGATGATCCGCGCCATGCCATCACCGTCGATCAATTGCTGCGTCACACGGCAGGCATCGCGCTCGGAAGCTCATTGCAGGCCTCGCTCAGCTCCGCGCTGGAGCCGGTCAATGCCATGAAATACGCCGAGGACGATATGGCCAGCTTTGCCGAGCGCGCGCCGCTTGCGACTGCACCGGGCACGGCATGGAAGTATCATGACGGCAACTTCCTCATTCTCGCGCATCTGATCCGCAACGCCGCCGGCGGCAGGCCCGCGGATGCGCTTGCCTTCGCGCGCCGCGAATTGTTTGCGCCGCTCGGTATGAACAACGTCACGCTCCAGCTCGACGGCGCCGGCACGATCGAGGGCTCCGGCGAGATGCTGGCATCCGCGCGCGACTGGGCGCGCTTCGGCCAGCTCTACCTCAACGACGGCACCGTCGGCGGCAAGCGCATCCTGCCCGAAGGTTGGGTGAACTACTCTGCCACGGCCACGCCGAACGCGTGGGTCGGCATCGGCGCCGGCTTCTGGACCAACCAGGGCGGCAGCTTTGGTGCGCATTTTCGTATCGCGCACGGCTGGCCGCGCGATGCCTTCTTCGCCAAGGGCACGATCGGGCAGTACACCATTGTGATCCCGTCGGAGCGCCTGGTCATCGTGCGGCTAGGCCGCTCGCCGAATTGGCCACCGGAAGCGGATGGCGTGTTTGATCTCGTGCGCGACGTGGTGGCAGCGACGCGCGAGAAGGGGAAGTTGGCGGGGGTGAATTGA
- a CDS encoding MmgE/PrpD family protein, with product MAHETATLAAYVANLKFQDIPAEVLDRAKVLTLDFLGSAIRARSEAESTPSILKMLEALALDTKGESTVFGDSKTWTPAVAALLNGALGHSLDFDDTHADSSLHPSAPVVPAAFAVGEMVGASGRDVLTAIVAGYEVCCRLGNALDPTSHYARGFHPTATAGTYGAAAAAGKLFGLSETQIVAAFGVAGSQAAGSLQFLVNGAWNKRYQVGAAAMNGVIAATLARNDFVGATESVEGKHGLLAGYTDDAHPDKAVAELGKTYETMKIGVKPYPSCRYTHAAIDALIAMRREHNLTPDQVKRVEIGLHRNGITLTGDAATKRHPTSIVGGQFSMFFTGALALDQGSFGWDDYSRLGDAAIDALADKFDVVQDDRLEIGRTHPFGARVSIITDDGVHERLYADPSGEPTSFPDAQAMQQKFLTLARPVLNARAEKFADAILSLERFDRVAKATELGRQ from the coding sequence ATGGCCCACGAAACCGCAACGCTTGCCGCCTATGTCGCCAACCTGAAATTCCAGGATATTCCGGCGGAGGTGCTGGATCGCGCAAAAGTGCTGACGCTGGATTTCCTCGGCAGCGCCATCCGGGCCCGCAGCGAGGCTGAATCCACCCCGTCGATCCTGAAGATGCTGGAGGCTCTCGCACTCGACACCAAGGGCGAATCCACCGTGTTCGGCGACAGCAAGACCTGGACACCAGCGGTCGCGGCGCTGCTCAACGGCGCGCTCGGCCATTCCCTCGACTTCGACGATACGCACGCGGATTCCTCGCTGCATCCGAGCGCGCCGGTCGTCCCGGCCGCCTTCGCCGTCGGCGAGATGGTCGGCGCCTCCGGGCGCGACGTGCTGACCGCGATCGTCGCGGGCTACGAGGTCTGCTGCCGGCTCGGTAACGCGCTCGACCCGACCTCGCATTATGCGCGCGGCTTCCATCCGACCGCCACCGCCGGCACCTATGGCGCGGCGGCGGCAGCTGGCAAGCTGTTCGGTCTCAGCGAGACGCAGATCGTCGCCGCCTTCGGGGTCGCCGGCAGCCAGGCCGCGGGCTCGCTCCAATTTCTGGTCAACGGCGCCTGGAACAAGCGCTACCAGGTCGGCGCCGCCGCGATGAACGGGGTGATCGCCGCGACGCTGGCGCGCAACGATTTCGTCGGCGCGACGGAATCGGTCGAGGGCAAGCACGGCCTGCTCGCCGGCTATACCGACGACGCGCATCCGGACAAGGCGGTCGCCGAACTCGGCAAGACCTATGAAACGATGAAGATCGGCGTCAAGCCGTATCCGAGCTGCCGCTATACGCACGCCGCGATCGACGCGCTGATCGCGATGCGGCGCGAGCACAATCTGACGCCCGACCAGGTCAAGCGCGTCGAGATCGGCCTGCATCGCAACGGCATCACGCTGACCGGCGATGCCGCAACCAAGCGCCATCCGACATCCATCGTCGGCGGCCAGTTCTCGATGTTCTTCACCGGCGCGCTCGCGCTCGACCAGGGCAGTTTTGGCTGGGACGATTACAGCCGGCTCGGCGATGCCGCCATCGACGCGCTCGCCGACAAGTTCGACGTGGTGCAGGACGACCGGCTCGAGATCGGCCGCACCCATCCGTTCGGCGCGCGCGTCAGCATCATCACCGATGACGGCGTGCACGAGCGGCTCTATGCCGATCCCTCCGGCGAGCCGACCTCGTTCCCCGACGCGCAGGCGATGCAGCAGAAGTTTTTGACACTGGCGCGGCCGGTTTTGAATGCGCGGGCGGAGAAGTTTGCCGATGCGATCCTATCGCTGGAGCGGTTCGATCGCGTGGCGAAGGCGACGGAGCTGGGACGGCAGTAG